From a single Chitinophaga sp. Cy-1792 genomic region:
- a CDS encoding ABC transporter permease gives MWKNYFIVAWRNLSRHRFFTLINILGLCTGLTFLFLIGAYIWGEYTVNNNFPESNRIVQLQSKWKNPDAGVELATVGNLAKILQDNYPSLVEKVYCHDGINTVITVKDKHFRIGLQLGDSTFLDVFKQPLLAGDPRTAMVAPNAVLITANKAKQFFGTTDVLGKTLKIQSFDGNNKDFEITGVLQDLPFNTVTNYYSPGDEVFLGPAALKYFGRYAGFTAWQNPYIVSYVLLKKGVAPEQLNAAISTVLQQYAPGDISSRLKVVPMPLQKWYMKQHNGLALKMVLVFGIVAFFILLMALINFINITIGNSAGRLKEIGVRKAIGGLRSQLIIQLLLESILVAAIASIFSLVLFVVLKPVFGQLTGRVLPGFQSFPIWFIGVPIAILLLTGLLAGIYPAFFLSAQSSVKALKGGTLKIKDRLLLRRGLVTVQFATAMIVFVAAITIQQQVTYFMNKDLGYNRNRLITVKLPRDWTPEGVAHLKLMRDEMRSLSAVKDATFSFELPDGANAGSIMLYKPSADSTSAITNLTFTTDERYLQTYNIKMAAGSFYQGNAADADKIVINEAAARALGWSDPEKAIHQYLRQYNNSMPLQISGVTKDFHPGSLQAAISPVCFLSVYQLNLYNYLTIRLTDGPLSASVKALEDKWQHLFAEQPFEYRFMDDVLASLYEKETQMLRAARLSTVIALLMVVLGITGMTALSITARKKEMGVRKVLGASAFNILSLFMKEFSLVMIIANMIAWPLGWYMLQQWLNGYAYRIELGITPFVAVVMFVVVLVTMIVGGMTRNIIRINAVESLKSE, from the coding sequence ATGTGGAAGAACTATTTTATAGTGGCCTGGCGGAATTTATCCAGGCATCGGTTTTTTACGCTCATTAATATCCTGGGTCTTTGCACGGGATTAACCTTTCTGTTCCTGATTGGCGCGTATATATGGGGGGAGTATACGGTAAACAACAACTTTCCGGAGAGCAACAGAATTGTTCAGCTGCAAAGCAAGTGGAAAAATCCTGATGCCGGCGTGGAGCTGGCCACTGTAGGAAATCTTGCAAAAATATTGCAGGATAACTACCCCTCATTGGTAGAAAAGGTTTATTGTCATGATGGCATTAATACCGTTATAACGGTAAAGGATAAACATTTCCGCATAGGATTGCAGCTGGGAGATTCCACTTTTCTGGATGTTTTTAAGCAGCCATTACTGGCAGGAGATCCACGTACGGCCATGGTGGCCCCTAATGCCGTATTGATAACGGCGAATAAAGCAAAACAGTTCTTCGGAACAACCGACGTACTTGGCAAAACGCTGAAGATACAGTCGTTTGATGGCAACAATAAAGACTTTGAGATAACCGGTGTATTGCAGGACCTGCCATTTAATACAGTGACAAATTATTATAGTCCGGGAGATGAGGTATTTCTGGGCCCTGCAGCCCTAAAATATTTCGGCCGGTACGCCGGCTTCACAGCCTGGCAGAACCCTTACATTGTTTCCTATGTGCTGTTGAAGAAAGGAGTAGCTCCGGAACAGCTTAATGCAGCGATCAGCACTGTGCTTCAGCAATATGCCCCCGGAGATATATCCTCCCGGCTGAAGGTCGTGCCCATGCCATTGCAAAAGTGGTACATGAAACAACATAACGGCCTGGCACTGAAAATGGTGCTGGTATTTGGCATAGTAGCATTCTTTATTCTGTTGATGGCCCTGATAAACTTTATTAACATCACGATAGGAAATTCTGCCGGCAGACTAAAAGAAATTGGTGTAAGAAAAGCGATAGGAGGCCTACGCTCACAACTTATTATTCAGTTGTTGCTGGAATCCATCCTGGTGGCGGCAATTGCCAGTATATTTTCCCTCGTATTATTTGTCGTTTTAAAGCCTGTTTTCGGGCAGTTAACGGGCAGGGTACTACCAGGCTTCCAATCCTTTCCGATATGGTTTATAGGCGTTCCTATTGCGATATTGTTGCTAACCGGATTGCTGGCAGGCATCTACCCCGCATTTTTCTTATCTGCACAATCATCTGTAAAAGCCTTAAAAGGTGGAACACTAAAAATAAAAGACCGGTTATTATTACGCAGGGGACTGGTAACAGTTCAGTTTGCAACAGCCATGATCGTCTTTGTTGCAGCCATCACCATACAGCAGCAGGTAACGTATTTCATGAACAAAGACCTTGGCTACAACAGGAACAGGTTGATAACAGTAAAGCTACCCCGTGACTGGACCCCGGAAGGGGTTGCACATCTTAAGCTGATGAGAGATGAAATGCGTAGCCTCTCTGCCGTGAAAGATGCAACGTTTTCCTTTGAATTGCCGGACGGTGCCAATGCAGGGTCTATCATGCTGTATAAACCTTCGGCAGACTCTACTTCCGCCATTACCAACCTGACATTCACAACAGATGAACGATACCTGCAGACCTACAATATTAAAATGGCTGCCGGCAGTTTTTATCAGGGAAATGCTGCTGATGCGGATAAGATTGTTATCAATGAAGCCGCAGCCCGTGCTTTAGGATGGAGTGACCCCGAAAAAGCCATCCATCAGTATCTCCGGCAATATAATAACAGCATGCCCTTACAGATTAGTGGCGTAACAAAGGATTTTCATCCGGGATCATTGCAGGCAGCAATTTCTCCGGTCTGCTTTCTGAGTGTTTACCAGCTGAATCTCTATAATTATCTGACCATCAGATTAACCGACGGGCCGCTATCTGCATCTGTTAAAGCCTTAGAAGATAAATGGCAGCACTTATTTGCTGAGCAGCCATTTGAGTACCGCTTTATGGATGATGTGCTGGCATCGTTGTATGAAAAGGAAACACAGATGCTGCGGGCGGCAAGGTTATCAACCGTAATAGCTTTACTGATGGTTGTATTGGGTATCACCGGTATGACTGCTTTAAGTATTACTGCCCGGAAAAAGGAAATGGGTGTAAGAAAAGTACTGGGCGCATCTGCCTTTAATATATTGAGTCTGTTTATGAAAGAGTTTTCGCTGGTGATGATCATTGCCAATATGATTGCGTGGCCTTTAGGATGGTATATGCTACAGCAATGGCTGAACGGGTATGCTTACAGGATAGAACTGGGGATCACCCCTTTTGTTGCAGTGGTAATGTTTGTAGTGGTACTGGTTACAATGATAGTAGGAGGGATGACGCGGAATATTATCCGGATTAATGCAGTAGAAAGTCTTAAATCGGAGTAA
- a CDS encoding alpha-galactosidase — protein sequence MKKFTTLLLVLFSASTYAQNQPIRITTSNVSLVFTTNNQGRLIQRYLGKKLAPENSDTLNKSSQEAYVTAGMESLLEPAIRLIHNDGNPSLELKYQSHQITKKDNNVTDVDIYLKDPVYPVNVILHFESYYKEDIIKAWSEIKHSEKQPVRLTDYSSSMLHLNADKYYLTQFHGDWAREVNMVEEQLTPGMKILDSKLGTRANMYESPMFLLAVDKPATENSGEVIAGTLAWTGNFRFAFEVDQLNALHINAGINPYASDYMLQPNEVFTTPALIFTLSTTGKGQASRNFHHWAVEYGILDGHTPRLTLLNNWEATGMDFNDKRLTELFGGAAKLGVDLFLLDDGWFANKYPRNADNAGLGDWEPNKAKLPQGLGYLVKEAEKQGVKFGIWLEPEMVNPKSELYTKHPDWILRLPNRSENYYRNQLVLDLTNPAVQDFVYGIVDKTLSENPGIAYIKWDCNRMLTNPYSPYLKEKQSHLFIDYVRAFYKVMDRVRAKYPHLPIMLCSGGGGRTDYGAMKYFTEFWPSDNTDGLERIFIQYGYSHFFPANTMSAHVTNWGKQSLKFRTDVAMMGKLGYDIKVDAFTDKEMQFSHDAVTTYNRIRDIVWYGDMYRIISPYEEERAVFQYNSTDKKHAIVFNYQMNVRRKELFENVKLQGLDPKQQYTIKEINLFPGTNSALKFNQTYSGDYLMNVGLNLVPRAVALTSNILEITAE from the coding sequence ATGAAGAAATTCACCACGTTATTGCTGGTACTCTTTTCTGCATCCACCTATGCACAAAATCAGCCGATAAGAATCACGACCAGCAATGTAAGCCTCGTATTCACCACCAATAACCAGGGACGACTCATCCAACGTTACCTGGGTAAAAAATTAGCTCCCGAAAATAGCGATACACTCAATAAATCGTCGCAGGAAGCTTATGTCACTGCCGGCATGGAAAGCCTGTTGGAACCCGCCATCAGACTTATCCATAACGATGGTAATCCCTCCCTGGAATTAAAATACCAATCTCACCAGATTACCAAAAAAGATAATAACGTCACCGATGTGGATATCTACCTGAAGGATCCCGTTTACCCGGTAAACGTTATACTCCACTTCGAAAGCTATTATAAAGAAGATATCATCAAAGCATGGAGCGAAATAAAACATTCCGAAAAACAACCGGTACGCCTGACAGACTACTCCTCTTCCATGCTGCACCTCAACGCAGATAAATATTACCTTACCCAATTTCATGGCGACTGGGCCCGGGAAGTTAATATGGTAGAAGAACAACTCACGCCCGGTATGAAAATACTGGACAGTAAACTCGGTACCAGAGCCAATATGTACGAGTCCCCTATGTTCCTCCTGGCTGTGGATAAACCTGCAACAGAAAACAGCGGTGAAGTAATCGCAGGTACACTGGCATGGACCGGTAACTTCAGGTTCGCATTTGAAGTAGATCAGCTGAATGCTCTTCATATAAACGCCGGTATTAATCCCTATGCCTCCGATTATATGCTTCAGCCGAATGAAGTATTTACCACGCCGGCACTCATTTTTACACTTTCCACCACCGGTAAAGGACAGGCTAGCCGCAATTTCCACCACTGGGCAGTGGAATATGGTATCCTCGATGGACATACACCACGACTCACCCTGCTCAACAACTGGGAAGCCACCGGCATGGACTTCAACGATAAACGCCTTACCGAATTATTTGGTGGCGCCGCCAAACTGGGTGTAGACCTCTTCCTCCTCGATGATGGATGGTTTGCCAATAAATACCCACGTAATGCTGATAATGCCGGACTCGGCGACTGGGAACCTAATAAAGCCAAACTCCCGCAAGGCCTGGGCTACCTCGTTAAAGAAGCCGAAAAACAAGGCGTAAAATTCGGTATCTGGCTGGAACCTGAAATGGTGAACCCGAAAAGTGAACTGTATACCAAACATCCCGACTGGATCCTCCGCCTGCCAAACAGAAGCGAAAACTATTACAGAAACCAGCTGGTCCTGGATCTCACTAATCCTGCCGTACAGGATTTCGTATACGGAATCGTAGATAAAACACTTTCCGAAAATCCCGGTATCGCCTATATCAAATGGGATTGTAACCGTATGCTCACCAATCCTTATTCCCCATACCTGAAAGAAAAACAATCACATCTCTTCATCGATTATGTTCGCGCTTTCTATAAAGTAATGGACAGAGTAAGAGCCAAATATCCACACCTGCCTATCATGCTCTGCTCTGGTGGCGGCGGTCGGACCGATTATGGCGCCATGAAATACTTTACCGAATTCTGGCCAAGTGATAATACAGATGGCCTGGAACGTATCTTCATTCAATATGGTTATTCACATTTCTTCCCTGCAAATACTATGTCGGCCCACGTTACCAACTGGGGCAAGCAATCACTGAAATTCAGGACCGATGTTGCCATGATGGGTAAGCTCGGTTATGATATCAAGGTAGATGCATTTACAGATAAGGAAATGCAATTCTCTCACGATGCTGTAACTACGTATAACCGTATACGTGATATAGTATGGTATGGAGATATGTACAGAATTATTTCGCCGTATGAGGAAGAGCGCGCTGTATTCCAATATAACAGTACAGATAAAAAACATGCGATCGTGTTTAATTATCAGATGAATGTTAGAAGAAAGGAATTATTTGAAAATGTAAAGCTGCAAGGCCTGGACCCTAAGCAACAATATACCATCAAAGAAATTAACCTCTTCCCGGGTACAAATTCAGCACTGAAATTTAATCAGACATACAGCGGTGATTACCTGATGAATGTCGGTTTGAACCTGGTGCCACGCGCCGTTGCACTGACCAGTAACATACTGGAAATTACAGCAGAATAA
- the cls gene encoding cardiolipin synthase, producing MQQLYSFIYSIDWHPYMKMGSTILVTLTLIGVVFTILMENRNPVKAIAYIMLLVFVPVLGLIIYYYLGRDYRKKRRFTLKGTKDEVLFESYMQMQRAELEQMQLELRQLQGKKQEISAMLLNTHQSILTKNNEVKILVNGEEKFPEVFNALRNAKHHIHFEYYIITDDDIGKELLSILLEKLQQGIQVRFIYDDMGSNHIGKIPQLLKQHGAEVYAFAPVRINFYVNANYRNHRKIIVVDGTVGFVGGINMDDRYLNNGKHELFWRDTHLKIVGDAVNILQLQFLMSYRYCSKKVFPFAYPYFQRSACVGTCFTDIVASAPDSEWPMAMNTMVMAINVAQRRIRITNPYFIPTDQILSALQVAALAGKDVELLLPYRGDSFIVQHAALSYLKPLLQAGVKVYFYTRGFIHAKTMVIDDNLSWISSVNLDNRSFYLNCEIGAMMYDEETAKKLNRIFDEDLLYAAPVQETRWNKRNPLKRFMDSACRLLTPLL from the coding sequence TTGCAACAGCTTTATTCATTTATCTATAGTATCGACTGGCACCCATATATGAAAATGGGCAGCACTATTCTTGTCACGCTGACATTGATTGGTGTGGTCTTTACTATTCTAATGGAAAACCGGAATCCGGTGAAAGCTATTGCTTATATCATGCTGCTGGTTTTCGTTCCTGTACTCGGATTGATCATTTACTACTATCTGGGTAGAGATTACAGGAAGAAAAGAAGGTTTACATTAAAAGGTACCAAGGATGAAGTGTTGTTTGAGAGTTATATGCAGATGCAACGTGCAGAACTGGAACAGATGCAGCTGGAACTCCGTCAACTGCAGGGAAAGAAGCAGGAAATATCTGCTATGCTGCTGAATACCCATCAATCTATTCTCACTAAAAATAACGAGGTGAAAATCCTGGTGAATGGTGAAGAAAAATTCCCGGAAGTATTCAACGCATTGCGTAATGCAAAACATCATATACACTTCGAATATTACATCATTACAGATGATGATATTGGTAAAGAATTACTCAGTATTCTGCTGGAAAAATTACAGCAAGGTATACAGGTAAGATTCATTTATGATGACATGGGCAGCAACCATATCGGGAAGATACCTCAGCTGCTAAAACAACATGGTGCTGAAGTTTACGCCTTCGCGCCTGTTCGCATCAACTTTTACGTAAATGCCAATTACAGAAATCACAGAAAGATAATTGTTGTAGATGGGACGGTTGGATTCGTTGGTGGAATTAACATGGATGATCGTTATCTCAACAACGGCAAACATGAATTATTCTGGCGCGATACACATCTGAAAATTGTTGGTGATGCAGTGAATATTTTACAGCTCCAATTTTTGATGAGCTATCGTTATTGCAGTAAGAAAGTTTTTCCTTTTGCATATCCATATTTTCAGCGCTCTGCCTGTGTTGGTACTTGTTTTACGGATATCGTGGCGAGTGCGCCTGATTCTGAATGGCCGATGGCAATGAATACGATGGTGATGGCTATAAACGTTGCCCAGCGCAGGATACGCATTACCAATCCCTATTTCATTCCTACGGATCAGATATTATCTGCCTTACAGGTTGCCGCGCTTGCCGGTAAAGATGTGGAGTTATTATTGCCTTATCGCGGAGATTCATTTATCGTGCAGCATGCAGCACTATCTTATCTGAAACCTTTACTACAGGCAGGTGTAAAAGTATACTTCTATACTCGTGGATTTATACACGCAAAAACAATGGTAATAGATGATAACTTATCCTGGATAAGCTCTGTCAATCTTGATAACAGAAGCTTCTACCTGAATTGTGAAATTGGAGCGATGATGTATGATGAAGAAACAGCGAAAAAACTAAACAGAATTTTTGATGAGGACCTGTTATACGCAGCGCCTGTCCAGGAAACGCGCTGGAATAAGAGAAATCCCCTGAAACGCTTCATGGACAGTGCTTGCAGATTATTAACGCCATTGTTGTAA
- the mnmG gene encoding tRNA uridine-5-carboxymethylaminomethyl(34) synthesis enzyme MnmG has protein sequence MFPSYDIIVVGAGHAGCEAAAAAANMGSKVLLVTMNMQTIAQMSCNPAMGGIAKGQIVREIDALGGYSGIITDQSMIQFRMLNRSKGPAMWSPRTQNDRMLFAAKWREALEKTPNVDFYQDMVKGLLVKDGRCHGVITGLGHEIQAKAVVLTNGTFLNGVIHIGEKQFGGGRVAEKAATGITEQLVSLGFESDRLKTGTPPRIDGRSLDYSKMEEQKGDDEIVGFSYLNVPKIKPEQQRSCWITYTSEAVHEMLRTGFDRSPMFQGRIQGTGPRYCPSIEDKINRFAERERHQLFVEPEGWDTVEIYVNGFSTSLPEDVQMKALKMVPGFENVRMFRPGYAIEYDYFPPTQLQFSLETKHLQNLFFAGQINGTTGYEEAACQGLMAGINAHLKATEQDPFVLKRSEAYIGVLIDDLINKGTEEPYRMFTSRAEFRTLLRQDNADLRLTERSYKMGLASEERMQRVQQKKEGVEKVKTILRDLSIEPAEISDLLHAKSSAPLTQKQKAHQILLRPGLDIISMKNEVPKIAKALENFDTEILEEAEIQVKYDVYIEKENELVQKMSQLEDLIIPDSFDYGKLVSLSAEAKQKFNKIRPRTLGQASRISGVNPSDVQILMVYMGR, from the coding sequence ATGTTTCCATCATACGATATAATAGTTGTAGGTGCAGGGCATGCGGGATGTGAGGCTGCTGCCGCTGCTGCTAATATGGGCTCGAAGGTTTTGCTTGTTACAATGAACATGCAAACGATCGCCCAGATGAGCTGTAACCCGGCCATGGGAGGAATCGCCAAGGGCCAGATTGTTCGTGAAATTGATGCGCTGGGTGGTTACTCAGGTATTATCACGGACCAATCCATGATACAGTTTCGCATGCTGAACCGTTCCAAGGGACCTGCTATGTGGAGTCCGAGAACGCAGAATGACCGCATGTTGTTTGCTGCCAAATGGAGAGAAGCTTTAGAAAAAACGCCGAACGTAGATTTTTACCAGGACATGGTAAAAGGTCTGCTTGTTAAAGACGGAAGATGTCATGGTGTTATTACCGGTCTGGGTCATGAGATCCAGGCAAAAGCGGTAGTACTTACCAACGGTACTTTCCTGAACGGGGTAATCCATATCGGAGAAAAACAATTCGGCGGAGGCCGTGTAGCTGAAAAAGCTGCCACCGGTATCACCGAACAACTGGTTTCTCTCGGATTCGAAAGCGATCGCCTGAAAACAGGAACGCCTCCACGTATCGACGGCCGTAGTCTCGATTACTCTAAAATGGAAGAACAGAAAGGGGACGATGAAATCGTTGGTTTCTCTTACCTGAATGTTCCTAAAATAAAACCTGAACAACAGAGAAGTTGCTGGATCACTTATACCAGTGAAGCGGTACATGAAATGCTTCGTACCGGGTTCGACAGGTCTCCGATGTTCCAGGGTCGTATCCAGGGAACAGGACCTCGTTATTGCCCAAGTATCGAAGATAAAATCAACCGCTTCGCCGAGAGAGAAAGGCACCAGCTTTTTGTTGAACCGGAAGGTTGGGATACAGTAGAAATCTATGTAAATGGATTCTCTACTTCGCTGCCGGAAGATGTACAAATGAAAGCACTGAAAATGGTTCCGGGATTTGAAAACGTTCGTATGTTCCGTCCGGGATATGCGATCGAGTACGATTATTTCCCACCTACCCAACTGCAGTTTTCTCTGGAAACAAAACATCTGCAAAACCTCTTTTTCGCCGGCCAGATTAATGGAACCACCGGATATGAAGAGGCCGCTTGCCAGGGCTTAATGGCGGGTATCAATGCCCACCTGAAAGCAACTGAACAGGATCCATTTGTGCTGAAAAGAAGTGAAGCCTATATCGGTGTACTCATCGATGACCTGATCAATAAAGGCACAGAGGAACCATACAGGATGTTTACCTCCAGGGCAGAATTCAGAACCCTGCTTCGTCAGGATAATGCTGACCTCCGTCTTACTGAGAGAAGCTACAAAATGGGACTTGCATCAGAAGAAAGAATGCAGCGTGTACAGCAGAAAAAAGAAGGCGTGGAAAAAGTGAAAACAATCCTCCGCGACCTGTCTATCGAACCTGCTGAAATCAGTGATCTGCTTCATGCTAAATCTTCTGCTCCATTAACACAGAAACAAAAAGCACATCAGATTCTGCTGCGCCCAGGTCTGGATATTATTTCTATGAAGAACGAAGTACCTAAAATTGCAAAGGCACTCGAAAACTTCGATACAGAAATTTTAGAGGAAGCAGAAATCCAGGTGAAGTACGATGTGTACATAGAAAAAGAAAATGAACTCGTACAGAAGATGAGCCAACTCGAAGATCTCATTATCCCGGATTCATTCGACTATGGAAAATTGGTTTCACTGTCTGCCGAAGCAAAACAGAAATTCAATAAAATCCGTCCACGCACTTTAGGACAAGCCAGCCGAATCAGTGGCGTTAATCCAAGTGATGTACAAATTCTTATGGTGTACATGGGTAGATAA
- the ybeY gene encoding rRNA maturation RNase YbeY: MAIHFNDHEVKSGLKNKTRLKKYLADLFKKEGQGLSGLNYIFCTDDYLLDINKQFLNHDTYTDIVTFEMSEDPAITEGEIYISFDRVKENAAKFDVSVEQELHRVIFHGALHLCGYKDKSKKDKELMTEKEDENIKLYFKKD, from the coding sequence ATGGCAATACACTTTAATGATCATGAGGTAAAGTCGGGATTAAAGAATAAGACCCGTCTGAAGAAGTATCTGGCTGACTTGTTTAAAAAGGAAGGGCAAGGGCTTAGTGGATTGAACTATATTTTTTGCACTGATGATTATCTGCTCGATATAAATAAGCAGTTCCTGAATCACGATACTTATACCGATATCGTCACTTTTGAAATGTCAGAAGATCCTGCCATTACAGAAGGTGAGATTTATATCAGTTTTGACAGGGTGAAAGAAAATGCGGCTAAGTTTGATGTTTCTGTTGAGCAGGAATTGCATAGAGTTATTTTTCATGGCGCCTTGCATCTCTGTGGTTATAAAGACAAGTCTAAAAAAGACAAGGAACTGATGACAGAGAAAGAGGATGAAAATATCAAGCTCTACTTTAAGAAGGATTAA
- a CDS encoding FeoA family protein codes for MKNGIIKLSSLATGKSAVIIEFEKDDLHIKLMEMGCVPGETVKIEKIAPLGDPISIMVAGYNLSLRKTEADHIWVEEI; via the coding sequence ATGAAAAATGGCATTATTAAATTGTCCTCACTTGCTACAGGTAAAAGTGCAGTGATAATAGAGTTTGAAAAAGATGATCTTCATATCAAACTGATGGAAATGGGTTGCGTACCTGGCGAAACAGTGAAGATCGAAAAAATCGCACCGCTCGGAGATCCAATTTCTATCATGGTAGCAGGTTATAACTTGTCGCTCCGAAAAACAGAAGCTGATCATATTTGGGTAGAGGAAATTTAA
- the nadA gene encoding quinolinate synthase NadA — protein MITELTTAKKNLQHNGFLDISVDPALDLFAAIEDLKKRKNAIVLAHYYQEPDIQDIADYIGDSLGLSQQASKTDADIIVFAGVHFMAETAKILSPQKKVLLPDLKAGCSLADSAPPELFKKFRDKYPDHIVISYINCSAGIKALSDIICTSSNAEKIIESVPKDQPIIFAPDRNLGAYLVKKTGRDMVLWNGACMVHEIFSLEKIMKLKVRHPKAKILAHPECEPAVLAVADYIGSTTGILKYAKKDDAKEYIVVTETGILHQMQKENPDKSFIPAPPNNACACNDCPHMKLNTLEKLYLCMEYELPEIHMDETLRITAKKPIDRMLEISAAAGL, from the coding sequence ATGATTACGGAATTAACCACCGCAAAAAAAAATTTGCAACACAACGGATTTTTGGATATATCGGTGGATCCAGCTTTGGACTTGTTCGCGGCGATCGAAGATTTGAAAAAGCGGAAGAATGCCATCGTCCTCGCACACTATTACCAGGAACCGGATATCCAGGATATTGCCGACTACATCGGGGATAGTCTGGGCCTTTCTCAACAGGCTTCCAAAACTGATGCCGATATTATCGTATTTGCCGGTGTTCATTTCATGGCAGAAACCGCTAAAATCCTCAGTCCGCAGAAAAAAGTATTGCTTCCGGACCTGAAAGCCGGTTGTTCACTGGCCGATAGTGCGCCACCAGAGCTGTTTAAGAAGTTCAGGGACAAGTATCCGGATCATATCGTGATTTCCTACATCAACTGTTCTGCAGGTATCAAGGCGCTCAGCGATATCATCTGTACCTCGTCAAATGCTGAAAAAATCATCGAAAGCGTTCCTAAGGACCAGCCGATCATTTTTGCCCCAGACAGGAATTTAGGCGCTTATTTGGTCAAAAAAACGGGAAGAGACATGGTTTTGTGGAACGGCGCCTGCATGGTACACGAGATTTTCTCCCTGGAAAAGATCATGAAACTGAAGGTTCGTCACCCGAAAGCCAAGATACTGGCCCATCCGGAGTGTGAACCAGCAGTTCTTGCCGTTGCCGACTATATCGGTTCCACTACCGGTATCCTGAAATATGCAAAAAAAGACGATGCGAAAGAATACATCGTTGTTACCGAAACAGGTATTCTTCACCAGATGCAGAAAGAGAACCCGGATAAAAGTTTTATTCCGGCTCCGCCTAACAACGCATGTGCTTGCAATGATTGTCCACATATGAAACTGAACACACTGGAGAAACTTTACCTGTGTATGGAGTATGAGTTGCCAGAAATCCACATGGACGAGACTTTACGTATTACAGCAAAAAAGCCTATTGACAGAATGTTAGAAATTTCAGCTGCAGCAGGGCTCTAA